The following proteins are co-located in the Solanum pennellii chromosome 1, SPENNV200 genome:
- the LOC107008233 gene encoding uncharacterized protein LOC107008233: MKTTQDPQSTTEKQSSTQASHEAQSDQQNNATDTPVADSGSVSASGNDNRKVSREDIELVQNLIERCLQLYMNKDEVVKTLLNRARIDPGFTALVWQKLEEENADFFRAYYIRLKLKKQIILFNHLLEHQYHLMKYPVPPKVPLTPMQNGINTMPVNNLPMGYPVLQQHPHPAAGQPHFDPMGMSSCHVVNGVPAPSNYHPMQMNSGNDMVVETSASDVAPAVPPSNAMSDMPVSPASVASSGHFPFTASEISGMGIDTSVLDSSFPSDVASSVGLQLPPDNGVGNSRDLLRSLDQIPWDFSLSDLTADLSNLGDLGSLGNYPGSPFLPSDSDILLDSPEQEDIVEEFFVDVEAAPGPAACPQSDEEKS, from the exons ATGAAGACCACACAG GATCCACAAAGCACAACTGAGAAACAATCTTCAACTCAGGCTTCTCATGAGGCCCAAAGTGACCAGCAGAACAATGCAACCGATACACCTGTAGCAGACTCAGGTTCAGTTTCTGCATCAGGCAATGACAACCGAAAAGTTTCACGTGAAGATATTGAACTA GTCCAAAACTTGATTGAACGTTGCTTACAATTGTATATGAATAAGGATGAAGTGGTTAAAACACTTCTTAATCGTGCAAGGATAGATCCCGGATTTACAGCTCTTG TTTGGCAAAAATTGGAAGAGGAAAATGCAGATTTCTTTCGGGCCTACTACATTAGGCTTAAATTGAAGAAACAAATCATCTTGTTCAATCATTTGCTTGAGCATCAATATCATCTGATGAAATATCCTGTGCCTCCGAAGGTTCCATTGACTCCGATGCAGAATGGGATAAATACCATGCCAG TCAACAACTTACCCATGGGATACCCCGTCCTACAACAACATCCCCATCCAGCTGCAGGTCAACCTCATTTTGATCCGATGGGCATGTCCAGTTGCCATGTGGTTAATGGTGTGCCTGCACCAAGCAACTATCATCCAATGCAAATGAACTCTGGAAATGA TATGGTGGTAGAAACGAGTGCATCCGATGTAGCACCAGCTGTTCCACCTAGCAATGCCATGTCTGATATGCCTGTAAGCCCTGCATCAGTAGCTTCCAGTGGCCACTTCCCCTTCACCGCTTCGGAGATTTCAGGGATGGGAATTGACACATCAGTGCTTGACTCTTCGTTCCCATCTGACGTAGCAAGTTCAGTAGGATTGCAACTTCCACCAGATAACGGTGTTGGTAATTCTAGAGATTTGCTGAGATCCTTGGATCAGATTCCTTGGGATTTCAGTCTTTCGGATCTAACAGCAGACTTATCAAACTTGGGAG ATTTAGGATCTCTAGGAAACTATCCTGGTTCCCCGTTTTTGCCTTCCGATTCAGACATTCTGCTTGATTCTCCAGAACAAGAAGATATAG TTGAGGAGTTCTTCGTTGATGTTGAAGCTGCCCCAGGGCCTGCAGCCTGTCCTCAATCAGATGAAGAGAAGTCTTAG
- the LOC107008396 gene encoding sugar transport protein 8-like produces the protein MSNNFEMNNSKMTLYVVSCWIFAAFGGLMFGYDIGISGGVSGMDDFLIKFFPHIYQTKLHAIENNYCKYDSMLLQLFTSSLYISALFASFFASKAATKLGRRLTISMASIFFIVGSVLSAAAENKSMLIFGRILFGIGVGFGNETVPLFLTEVAPIQYRGAVNIMFQLFVTIGIFIANLVNYGTSTIHPYGWRMSLGFAAIPGVILFIGSFVITDTPTSLIERGNEEQGKSTLMKIRGVNDVEAEYKEIVIACQQAKQVKQHSLKTLLKPASIPPLVIGVLLQVFQQFTGINAIMFYAPVLFQTMGFKANASLLSSVITGIVNVGSTFVSIYLVDKVGRRKLLLQACCQMLISQLAIGAILVTSLSETGTLNKTLALIVVVLVCTYVMSFAWSWGPLGWLIPSETFPLETRTTGFAFAVSTNMLFTSIIAQLFLTMLCTMKAYIFFFFSGWIVVMGLFVYFFLPETKGVPIDSMVERVWMQHPIWKRLF, from the coding sequence atgtcaaataacTTTGAGATGAATAACTCTAAGATGACGTTATACGTGGTGTCTTGTTGGATTTTTGCTGCTTTTGGTGGATTGATGTTTGGTTACGATATTGGTATTTCTGGCGGAGTTTCTGGTATGGATGATTTCTTGATTAAATTCTTCCCACATATTTATCAAACAAAGTTACATGCTATAGAAAATAACTACTGCAAATATGATAGTATGCTTCTCCAACTCTTCACTTCATCCTTATACATATCCGCTCTTTTCGCGAGTTTTTTTGCTTCAAAAGCGGCTACTAAATTAGGAAGAAGGCTTACCATTTCAATGGCGTCAATCTTTTTCATTGTTGGATCTGTATTGAGTGCAGCCGCGGAGAACAAATCGATGCTTATTTTTGGTAGAATTTTGTTTGGTATTGGTGTTGGATTTGGAAACGAGACCGTTCCTCTGTTTTTAACTGAAGTTGCACCAATCCAATACAGAGGAGCTGTGAATATTATGTTTCAATTGTTTGTAACTATAGGTATATTCATTGCAAATCTTGTCAACTATGGAACTTCAACGATACATCCATATGGTTGGAGAATGTCACTTGGATTTGCAGCTATTCCCGGGGTGATTCTGTTTATTGGTAGTTTTGTTATCACTGACACCCCTACGAGTCTAATTGAGCGTGGTAATGAGGAACAGGGGAAGTCCACGCTCATGAAGATTAGGGGTGTCAATGACGTTGAGGCTGAGTATAAAGAAATCGTGATAGCGTGTCAACAAGCCAAGCAAGTTAAGCAGCATTCGTTGAAGACCTTGTTAAAGCCTGCTAGCATTCCGCCACTTGTGATTGGTGTGTTGTTGCAAGTCTTTCAGCAATTTACTGGAATCAACGCTATTATGTTTTACGCGCCTGTTCTGTTTCAGACTATGGGATTCAAGGCTAATGCCTCGCTTCTATCCTCTGTCATTACTGGAATTGTTAATGTTGGAAGCACATTCGTTTCGATTTACCTTGTTGACAAGGTTGGAAGGAGGAAATTGCTTCTTCAAGCTTGTTGTCAGATGTTAATTTCTCAGTTAGCAATCGGGGCAATTTTGGTAACAAGTTTATCCGAGACAGGAACGTTGAACAAAACACTAGCATTGATAGTGGTGGTGTTGGTGTGTACCTATGTAATGTCGTTCGCGTGGTCATGGGGACCTCTTGGTTGGTTAATTCCTAGTGAGACATTCCCATTGGAAACAAGGACAACTGGTTTTGCATTCGCGGTTAGCACAAACATGCTCTTCACTTCCATCATTGCACAACTTTTCTTGACGATGCTTTGCACTATGAAAGcctatattttcttctttttctctggATGGATCGTCGTCATGGGATTATTCGTTTACTTCTTCTTGCCTGAAACAAAGGGAGTTCCGATTGATTCCATGGTCGAAAGAGTGTGGATGCAACACCCTATTTGGAAGAGACTATTCTAA
- the LOC107008397 gene encoding 40S ribosomal protein S9-2-like: MVHVSFYRNYGKTFKKPRRPYEKERLDAELKLVGEYGLRCKRELWRVQYALSRIRNAARMLLTLDEKDPRRIFEGEALLRRMNRYGLLDESQNKLDYVLALTVENFLERRLQTLVFKTGMAKSIHHARVLIRQRHIRVGRQVVNVASFMVRVDSQKHIDFSLTSPFGGGRPGRVKRKNQKSAAKKAAGGDGDEEDEE, translated from the exons ATGGTGCATGTTTCCTTTTACCGCAACT ATGGGAAGACCTTTAAGAAGCCTCGACGCCCTTATGAGAAGGAGCGATTGGATGCAGAGTTGAAGCTTGTTGGAGAATATGGGCTGAGGTGCAAGAGAGAGCTTTGGAGAGTTCAGTATGCCTTGAGCCGTATCAGAAATGCCGCAAGAATGCTTCTGACCTTGGATGAGAAAGATCCTCGTCGTATTTTTGAAGGTGAAGCACTCTTGAGAAGAATGAACAGATATGGATTATTGGATGAGAGTCAGAACAAGCTTGATTATGTCTTGGCCCTCACTGTGGAGAACTTTCTTGAGCGTCGTCTCCAAACCCTTGTCTTCAAGACTGGCATGGCTAAGTCAATCCACCATGCTAGAGTGCTCATTCGACAAAGGCATATCAG AGTTGGTAGGCAGGTGGTGAACGTTGCTTCTTTCATGGTGAGAGTGGACTCCCAGAAGCACATTGACTTCTCTCTCACCAGTCCTTTCGGCGGTGGTCGCCCTGGAAGAGTGAAGCGAAAGAACCAGAAATCTGCTGCAAAGAAAGCAGCTGGTGGTGATGGAGACGAGGAAGATGAGGAATAA